Proteins encoded in a region of the Streptomyces violaceoruber genome:
- a CDS encoding helical backbone metal receptor, producing MRVVSLVPSLTEAVARTVPGALVGATDWCTHPAGLDVVRVGGTKNPDTDRVLSLAPDLVVANEEENRAPDLDVLRAAGVEVLVTEVRTVPQAVTELDRVLTACGAPSRPRWLDEAQAAWADPPAPERRATAVVPIWRRPWMVLGRDTFAGDVLARLGVNHLYAAHAERYPRIPVDELRAAGPDVVVLPDEPYRFTADDGPEAFPGLPCALVDGRHLTWYGPSLAEAPRVLAAALRAARR from the coding sequence GTGAGGGTGGTCTCCCTGGTGCCGTCGCTGACCGAGGCGGTGGCCCGTACCGTGCCGGGTGCCCTGGTCGGCGCCACGGACTGGTGCACCCACCCGGCCGGTCTCGACGTCGTCCGCGTCGGCGGCACCAAGAACCCGGACACCGACCGCGTCCTCTCCCTCGCCCCGGACCTGGTCGTCGCCAACGAGGAGGAGAACCGCGCCCCCGACCTGGACGTCCTGCGTGCGGCGGGCGTCGAGGTGCTGGTGACCGAGGTGCGCACCGTCCCGCAGGCCGTCACCGAGCTGGACCGGGTGCTGACCGCCTGCGGCGCGCCCTCCCGACCCCGCTGGCTGGACGAGGCGCAGGCCGCCTGGGCGGACCCGCCCGCCCCCGAGCGGCGTGCCACGGCCGTCGTACCGATCTGGCGCAGGCCCTGGATGGTGCTGGGCCGCGACACCTTCGCGGGCGACGTCCTGGCCCGCCTCGGTGTCAACCACCTGTACGCCGCGCACGCCGAGCGCTACCCGAGGATCCCGGTGGACGAACTGCGGGCGGCCGGCCCGGATGTCGTGGTCCTGCCCGACGAGCCGTACCGCTTCACCGCCGACGACGGCCCGGAGGCCTTCCCCGGCCTGCCCTGTGCCCTCGTCGACGGGCGGCACCTCACGTGGTACGGGCCGTCGCTGGCCGAGGCGCCCCGGGTGCTGGCCGCGGCCCTGCGAGCAGCACGCCGCTGA
- a CDS encoding ABC transporter permease/substrate binding protein has protein sequence MPRIPLGDWVNSTVDWLLDNVSWLFTFLKDIFTGAYDGINAVLQAPEPLLLAGIFAVIAFWLRGTFAGILSFAGFAFIDSLELWENAMVTLALLLVATIIALVVAVPVGIWAARSDRVSAFVRPVLDFMQTLPAMIYLIPAILFFGTGSAPGIVATLIFALAPGVRMTELGIRQVDKELVEAAEAFGTTPGNTLLRVQLPLALPTVMAGVNQVIMLGLSMAAIAGMVGTGGLGGDVMESIGQLNVGLGAEAGLAIVILAIYLDRMTSALGTHVSPLGRRAAAKARAAKGLKIWSYRPQPQVAVVGIVILALVAGGMGMFGGGSDDADTAGGGKNVGDGKKVSIGYIPWDEGVASTFLWKEILEQRGFEVEAKQFEAGPLYTALAQGNIDFQTDSWLPTTHEQYWKKYGKQLEDLGSWYDETSLELTVPAYMKDINSLEDLKGKADLFGGKITGIEPSAGEMNLLKTKVLKEYGLDKEYKVVDSSTPAMLAELKRAYSKQEPIVTTLWSPHWAYNDYKLKKLKDPKGAWGKGDGVHSLSRKGFSGDNPVVAKWLKDFSMTEKQLTSLEAEINKAGKGQQQEAVRTWLEANPGVVDKLAPVEGGSGATPAEAKQPLDVAWFPWEEDVAVTYLWKNVLERRGYKMNLKQMDVGPVYTGLASGGIDLNFDAWLPYAQSNYWNKHKDNLVDLGTWYEPTSLEIAVPSYVKDVKSLADLKGKSDLFDGKIIGIEPGTGEMQLLKNDVLPGYGLEDEYEVVDGSTPAMLAELKRALAKKEPVAVTLWSPHWAYSDYELTKLKDPKKAFGEGNTIRTISSKKFPEQYPQLTKWIKNFKMSEDELGSLEAEIKDRGQGQEEEAVAAWLKEHPDVVGRMTPQ, from the coding sequence GTGCCTAGGATCCCCCTCGGCGACTGGGTCAACAGCACCGTCGACTGGCTGCTCGACAACGTCTCCTGGCTCTTCACCTTCCTCAAGGACATCTTCACCGGCGCCTACGACGGCATCAACGCCGTCCTCCAGGCCCCCGAGCCGCTGCTGCTCGCCGGCATCTTCGCCGTGATCGCCTTCTGGCTGCGCGGCACCTTCGCGGGCATCCTCTCCTTCGCCGGGTTCGCCTTCATCGACTCCCTCGAACTGTGGGAGAACGCGATGGTCACCCTCGCGCTCCTGCTGGTCGCCACGATCATCGCCCTGGTCGTGGCGGTGCCGGTGGGCATCTGGGCGGCCCGCTCGGACCGGGTGAGCGCGTTCGTGCGGCCGGTCCTGGACTTCATGCAGACGCTGCCCGCGATGATCTACCTGATCCCGGCGATCCTGTTCTTCGGGACCGGCTCCGCCCCGGGCATCGTGGCCACCCTGATCTTCGCCCTCGCCCCCGGCGTCCGCATGACCGAGCTGGGCATCCGCCAGGTCGACAAGGAGCTGGTCGAGGCGGCCGAGGCGTTCGGCACCACGCCCGGCAACACCCTGCTGCGCGTCCAGCTCCCGCTGGCGCTGCCCACGGTGATGGCGGGCGTCAACCAGGTCATCATGCTCGGCCTGTCCATGGCCGCGATCGCCGGCATGGTCGGCACCGGTGGCCTCGGCGGCGACGTCATGGAGTCCATCGGCCAGCTCAACGTCGGCCTCGGCGCCGAGGCCGGTCTCGCCATCGTGATCCTCGCGATCTACCTGGACCGCATGACCAGCGCCCTGGGCACCCACGTCTCCCCGCTGGGCCGCCGCGCCGCCGCCAAGGCGCGCGCCGCCAAGGGCCTGAAGATCTGGTCCTACCGCCCCCAGCCGCAGGTCGCCGTGGTCGGCATCGTGATCCTCGCCCTGGTGGCCGGCGGCATGGGCATGTTCGGCGGCGGCTCCGACGACGCCGACACGGCCGGCGGCGGCAAGAACGTCGGCGACGGCAAGAAGGTCTCCATCGGCTACATCCCCTGGGACGAGGGCGTCGCCTCCACCTTCCTGTGGAAGGAGATCCTGGAGCAGCGCGGCTTCGAGGTCGAGGCCAAGCAGTTCGAGGCCGGCCCGCTCTACACCGCGCTCGCCCAGGGCAACATCGACTTCCAGACCGACTCGTGGCTGCCGACGACCCACGAGCAGTACTGGAAGAAGTACGGCAAGCAGCTCGAGGACCTCGGCTCCTGGTACGACGAGACGTCGCTGGAGCTGACCGTCCCGGCGTACATGAAGGACATCAACTCCCTCGAGGACCTCAAGGGCAAGGCCGACCTCTTCGGCGGGAAGATCACCGGCATCGAGCCCAGCGCCGGTGAGATGAACCTGCTCAAGACCAAGGTGCTCAAGGAGTACGGCCTCGACAAGGAGTACAAGGTCGTCGACAGCTCCACGCCGGCGATGCTGGCCGAGCTGAAGCGGGCCTACAGCAAGCAGGAACCGATCGTCACCACGCTGTGGTCCCCGCACTGGGCGTACAACGACTACAAGCTGAAGAAGCTGAAGGACCCCAAGGGCGCCTGGGGCAAGGGCGACGGCGTGCACTCGCTGTCCCGCAAGGGCTTCTCGGGCGACAACCCGGTCGTGGCCAAGTGGCTGAAGGACTTCTCCATGACGGAGAAGCAGCTCACCAGCCTCGAGGCCGAGATCAACAAGGCCGGCAAGGGACAGCAGCAGGAGGCCGTCCGCACCTGGCTCGAGGCCAACCCGGGCGTCGTCGACAAGCTCGCCCCGGTCGAGGGCGGCTCCGGCGCCACTCCCGCGGAGGCCAAGCAGCCGCTCGACGTGGCCTGGTTCCCCTGGGAGGAGGACGTCGCCGTCACCTACCTGTGGAAGAACGTCCTCGAGCGCCGCGGCTACAAGATGAACCTGAAGCAGATGGACGTCGGCCCGGTCTACACCGGCCTCGCCTCCGGCGGCATCGACCTCAACTTCGACGCCTGGCTGCCCTACGCCCAGAGCAACTACTGGAACAAGCACAAGGACAACCTCGTCGACCTGGGCACCTGGTACGAACCGACCTCCCTGGAGATCGCCGTCCCCTCGTACGTGAAGGACGTCAAGTCCCTCGCCGACCTCAAGGGCAAGAGCGACCTCTTCGACGGGAAGATCATCGGCATCGAGCCCGGCACCGGTGAGATGCAGCTGCTGAAGAACGACGTCCTGCCCGGCTACGGCCTCGAGGACGAGTACGAGGTCGTCGACGGCTCCACGCCCGCCATGCTGGCCGAGCTCAAGCGGGCCCTCGCCAAGAAGGAGCCGGTCGCGGTCACCCTGTGGTCGCCGCACTGGGCCTACAGCGACTACGAGCTGACCAAGCTGAAGGACCCGAAGAAGGCCTTCGGCGAGGGCAACACGATCCGGACCATCTCCAGCAAGAAGTTCCCCGAGCAGTATCCGCAGCTCACGAAGTGGATCAAGAACTTCAAGATGAGCGAGGACGAGCTGGGCAGCCTGGAGGCCGAGATCAAGGACCGCGGTCAGGGCCAGGAGGAGGAAGCCGTCGCCGCCTGGCTGAAGGAGCACCCGGACGTCGTCGGCCGGATGACCCCGCAGTAG
- a CDS encoding helix-turn-helix domain-containing protein — protein sequence MGDHKDQHLRVGAAVRRRRRDLELTLAVVSERSGLSVPFLSQIENDRARPSQTSLEKVADALRTTAVELLAAADPACSVDVVRAEEPDPELAPRVRSLVRGHHQMHASEFTGDHDAGRELQYRNDQLMFVAEGAVEIEAEGRAYRLGRGDTLYLTGGVRHRWRATVPDTRLIVVAVAEHIEAVREGPRR from the coding sequence ATGGGCGACCACAAAGATCAGCACCTCCGGGTGGGCGCGGCCGTACGGCGGCGGCGCCGGGACCTCGAACTCACCCTCGCCGTGGTGTCCGAGCGCAGCGGCCTGTCCGTGCCCTTCCTGAGCCAGATCGAGAACGACCGGGCGCGGCCCAGCCAGACCTCCCTGGAGAAGGTGGCCGACGCCCTGCGCACCACCGCCGTGGAACTGCTCGCCGCGGCCGACCCCGCGTGCAGCGTCGACGTGGTCCGTGCCGAGGAGCCCGACCCCGAGCTGGCACCCAGGGTGCGCTCCCTGGTGCGCGGGCACCACCAGATGCACGCCTCCGAGTTCACCGGCGACCACGACGCCGGCCGGGAACTGCAGTACCGCAACGACCAGTTGATGTTCGTCGCCGAGGGCGCCGTCGAGATCGAGGCCGAGGGCCGGGCCTACCGGCTCGGGCGCGGCGACACGCTGTACCTCACCGGCGGGGTCCGGCACCGCTGGCGGGCCACCGTGCCGGACACCCGGCTGATCGTCGTCGCCGTCGCCGAGCACATCGAGGCGGTCCGGGAAGGCCCCCGCCGGTGA
- a CDS encoding TDT family transporter produces MVTAAQPRSPSPSPSSTAAGQVTRRVPAVRHLGPNWYACVMGTAIVGTAGAALPGHVAGLRAACTAVWALSLVLLVVLLTARSLHWLHHRDQARAHLLDPSAAPFYGCLSMALLAVGGGALALGRDWIGTPAAVALDTVLFTAGTVIGLAAAVAVPYLMAVRHRVEPGQASPVWLLPLVAPMVSAAVGPLLVPHLPAGQPRETLLLACVAMFGMSLFATLVTLPVVFGRLLTGGPLPLALTPSLFLVLGPLGQSTTAVGKFADVAPGVVPGPYAEGFAVFAVLYGVPVTGFALMWLALAAAHVVRARRAGMRFSMTWWSFTFPVGTCVTGAEALARETGLVVYDGLTVALYVLLVAAWAVAAVHTARGLFSGVLLAGPRPAPGAPRPATARTT; encoded by the coding sequence ATGGTCACCGCAGCCCAGCCCCGCTCCCCCTCGCCCTCCCCCTCCTCCACCGCCGCCGGCCAGGTCACCCGGCGGGTCCCGGCCGTCCGGCATCTCGGGCCCAACTGGTACGCGTGCGTCATGGGCACCGCCATCGTCGGCACGGCCGGAGCCGCGCTCCCGGGGCACGTGGCCGGCCTGCGCGCCGCCTGCACCGCGGTCTGGGCCCTGTCCCTCGTCCTGCTGGTGGTCCTGCTGACCGCCAGGTCGCTGCACTGGCTCCACCACCGCGACCAGGCCCGCGCCCACCTCCTCGACCCGTCGGCGGCCCCGTTCTACGGCTGCCTGTCGATGGCCCTGCTGGCGGTCGGCGGCGGCGCCCTGGCCCTCGGCCGGGACTGGATCGGCACACCGGCCGCGGTCGCCCTGGACACGGTGCTGTTCACCGCCGGTACGGTGATCGGACTCGCGGCGGCGGTCGCCGTGCCGTACCTGATGGCCGTACGCCACCGCGTCGAGCCGGGGCAGGCCAGCCCGGTGTGGCTGCTGCCGCTCGTCGCGCCGATGGTGTCCGCGGCCGTCGGACCGCTGCTGGTGCCGCACCTCCCGGCGGGGCAGCCCCGTGAGACGCTGCTGCTCGCCTGTGTGGCCATGTTCGGCATGAGTCTGTTCGCGACGCTGGTGACGCTGCCGGTGGTCTTCGGCAGGCTGCTCACCGGCGGGCCGCTGCCGCTCGCGCTCACCCCGTCGCTGTTCCTGGTCCTCGGCCCGCTCGGGCAGTCGACGACCGCCGTGGGGAAGTTCGCCGACGTGGCGCCGGGGGTCGTGCCGGGGCCGTACGCCGAGGGCTTCGCGGTCTTCGCCGTGCTGTACGGGGTGCCCGTGACGGGCTTCGCGCTGATGTGGCTGGCCCTCGCCGCCGCGCACGTCGTCCGGGCCCGCCGGGCGGGCATGCGCTTCTCGATGACCTGGTGGTCCTTCACCTTCCCGGTGGGCACCTGCGTCACCGGCGCCGAGGCGCTGGCCCGCGAGACGGGCCTGGTCGTCTACGACGGGCTCACCGTCGCCCTGTACGTCCTCCTCGTCGCCGCCTGGGCCGTGGCCGCCGTGCACACCGCGCGCGGCCTGTTCAGCGGCGTGCTGCTCGCAGGGCCGCGGCCAGCACCCGGGGCGCCTCGGCCAGCGACGGCCCGTACCACGTGA